The nucleotide sequence aactaaagtaagttagtatatttaaaaaacacattttgcAACATTTTCGCATTCTAGTCTATATTTTGGCTTTCTTCAACGATTTCATATATCATGATGCATATTTATatggatttattttattgataaaaatatataaattataaaaatattttaaatgtaattgttTGATATATTTGATCTGCAATACTTTTgacatttacattttcaatatatatatgtaatgtaaatgGTATGTTTAactcataaataaaaaaaagtaatttaaaaagcttattaagatatgtatatcatttcttaataatcacagcataaacttaaaattaagctATCTAAtgatacttttaatatgtaatgtaaataacatatttacgtcaaaaataaaagaagaaagcaATTTAAAGAGATCATGTATTATTAAgatatgttatacatattcaaataataactgcataaacttaaaattaagctatctataaattgttaattacttaatataaaatgttagaGCACAACtatatcaagaaaattaataaggaTTATAGCAGCCGATACAATGACTCCTATCACtgttttaattgataatttttcttcCACATTTTATTACGCATGCTCTCTATGGAGAGTCCAAGAAAAGCTTAAATTAAGTTCAActaattttaactattttcAAGTGCAGTCTGTCTTTTGGAACTAATAGCAATGCTATAGGAATCGTTTACGTAGAGTATTGGAGTCCTCGCGCAAGTTtcgattttgtaattttgtagtACCCTTACAAGCTCAACTTTACTCTGAAAAACAGCGAAACGAGTTCCTAAAAACGGCATACAAAATATGCTACCTTAAGattcttaattaaaactattttgcgactaaaagatatttttgacAGCGAAAGAAAactgatgaaaatattttactaaaaatataataaaattttactgaaattctCTTTCAATTGATTACAATTCATTGTTTCATAATTGAATCATCATCAATTGATCATTGAATCATTATTTCATCAATGATTCAGTAGAAATTTAGTTTTTTCAGTTAATTCCAGTAAATTTCATGATATCTAACATAAAAGCAATTTTGTtgttactttaaatttttagtataatttttagtataatttaactttttctttatttcacagtattatatttcattttataaggaaaattattattaattttaaaatatattcagtaattttttaataacttttatttcacttttcatcgattttataatattttcagcaGGTGACTTTGATGAAAATGTTTTGCTGAAAAAACTATGAAATCTATAGTACTACTTGATATAAGATGTTATATCAAGTAGTACTATAGATACTTCTGcacaacattaaaataatcaataagcAAATATTATAACAGGTACAATGATTCCTATCATTGTTCTAATTATTAGATTTCCTTCACTTTTTATTACGCTTTCTGCGGAAAACTgggcaaaaatttaaaaaaagttaaggccgattaattttaattattttcaaatgcAATCCGTCTTTTGGTGATAATATCAATGCTTTAGGATTGTGTACGTAGGGTATTGGAGTTTTCTCGCAAGTCTCAACTTTGTAACTTcgtagtatatgtataagccCAATTTTACTTTGATAAAGAGCGAAACGAGTGcctaaaaatacaaaaaagattATGATGTAAATCTGACCAACGttcaaaaatacttttaattggaaaattaaggatattttaaatcatttcACTATACCAATGCAATTTCTTGGCCCGTTACCGAAAGGTAGATAAGCCATCGGGTGCCTGCTTTGCACAGCTTCCTCATTAAATCTTTCTGGATCGAAGACATCTGGCTTTGGATAAATATTTGGATCTCGATGAATCCCGTAAACAGGAATCCATATTTTTTGACTTTTCGGTATACTAACATTGATACCATCGAAAGTATAACTTGACGTAGATTCTCTCCTAAGTAATGTCGCTGGCGGATATTTTCGTAATGTTTCTGCACGCATTAAGAATAGTGTCAAATTATGGGAATATTGAAAAACTACAATTAGATAAAAGTTTACTAGCAGTGGGATCATATTAGAATAtcggtaaatattattttttaaacgacaTACCtttgaaaactttatctaaataattcatttttttaatattttcatacgtTAAATCtccgttatattttatatagaccTCCTCAATTTCTTCACGTAAATTGTCTTGTATCTTTTGATTTAACGCTAACTCGTAGAGTGCATGACTAATAGTCGTCGACGAAGTTTTAAAGccagcaataaaaaatacgaaCGCTTGAGCAGCTATTAAACTATCTGtcaaatctaaaataattcttttattaatataaataatttaattagatataatttttaattagattagtTAGTCACTTaacaattcattatttttaaagttatgtAATGTTATTGATACACAAACTGTTgtcaaaatacaataataataagaaaataatcgtCATTAAAGTAAAAGTTAACTTCAATTGattgtgatttataaaattaatctgaaataattgtataatgaCACGTACAAACTGGTATAGTTTCATGTGAGACATAGTCTTATGACAGAaggaattaatatatgtataaacatacATACCAATATCGTCCAATTTATCAGGATGTTTCTTTAATTCACGTAACATATCAACGAAATCGTTTCGAGTAATATTATTCGTTTCTCTGTAGTCCATGGTTTCGACGACAACGCGTGTGAAGAATTTGGTGATTTCCGTTTGCGGTAGGACGTACGCGGATAATTCGTAAAGCCGCGGAAACATTAGTCTCAGtcttatttgtaatatatttgtccAAGTCGgttcgaatatttttcttcccaTTTTTCGAAATTCACTGTTATCGTTCGACAAAGCGTTCATCTCGATGCCGAAGACACAGCTGCCGATAACGTCGGTCGTATATTTGGCCGTCAACTCGTGACATTCGACAGGTTTATTTTCGCTCACTACTTTTTCCATGTATTGGATAAGGTGGTCGGCACATTCGGATATTAAGGAGAACATCTCCTTTAGTTTACCGGATGTAAAAACAGGCGACAGTCTCGTTCTCAATGGTCGCCATCTCTTCGGCTCCAAAGAGAAAAGATGTTGCGACAGCGGATCGGCCTGTGATAAAGTTAGAATTATAATCGAGtaacttaaaattaagatcCACTAACTTACAAAAACTGTGTATAAAGTTCTTGGAGATACATctcgcattttttaataagtcttattatatgaaaattataaaagtaggttattatataagtacgtgaatctttttaaaataaatgcgacATGTatgttttgttaatatattctttggatatatttaaatataatagctTAAAATATTCTCACCTTGTTGGAAACGGGTATTCCTCTGTTAGCGAATGTGGAGAAATCTTTGATAAGGacatctttaattaaatccaAATCCTTTACAATAAGAATTGGCATCTTTCCAGCAAATATTCCTAACACTGCTTCATCTTTGTACTCGTTATATAATTCTGCCAAATAATAGCCCACAGATATTTTACTAAACGTAACGTTTTTAAGATTACCAAATACAGGTATCGGTCGTGGACCACGAACGCCACGTGACTTCCAAAAGTCATAATTTGACGTGAGGAAATAATAAAGTGCGAGAATTATTACGACGGCGATGCCGCACAGAATTTCGAAAGATTCCATTGTCCAACAGTCTCGTAGATCAATTTTCACAAATGAtctttactaaaaaataaaaggaaaaaaacaaCGTTTTCTTATATGTGTAAACCTCCATCTTAGTGAAgttaaatttcgataaaattctgtcaaaatgtatcattaacaagacgagagagagagagagagagagagagagagagagagagagagagagagaaagcgtgTGAGTTTACATTGTAAGTTACATTTGAtgaatattattcttaaattaatatttttggaataaaatctaatttaatatagCATCTAGCTTCGCAGCAACTCCGATGGATGGGTTCGCTGATGATGATTAATGAACGTGCGATAAAGCCGATTTTTCTCAATACGTACGTACAGATAAAATTTCAGAATTTGGttcttctttcctctctttttctggaATTCAATGTTGATAAAAACGACAGACGTACCTGAATGCAAATGGCGATGCGAAGTAAATGCATCCACATATATTGCGTCGTGCGTTAGCTCGCGCCGGCCCGTAAGTGAACACGTACTAGCATGCAACAATGTAACTTGAGATAATTTGACCATCCGTCGCCGTCTAGGTCGTACGAAATTATAAGTGCGCGGACGCTCCAGTACAAGGAAACTAACTGGGGAAGTACGTTAGTCGTGATAAATTGTATGAGCGATATATATTCAAGATTTATGGATTTAATTATCTCCCTCCGTCACTTCAAATGCCTTGTTGCCATGACTCTAGCGATATTTGAAAAGGTCGATTAGATAAAAGATCacgttacatatatgtaagtTAACATGCGAATTCCGCCTCTGAGCTTTTGGCCgtctgtttaatttaattgcgaatatatcgtgaaataattttcctaatGATGATCGATTCTCTCAGCTGTACAATTAGGAATTCGGCGATAATGTAAAAGGAATTACAAGATCTTGTTGAAGAAgcgaagaaaaggaaaaaattgtaGCTATTGTTTTtgcgataataaaatagtttcaaACGCATTACTAATAGTCGACAACGAAATTTTAAGGCCAGAAAAAGAATATGCGTACGTTTGGTGAAGCTATTAAACTATATGTCATATCTGAAACGTCATTtcttcaataatataaataatttaatttttttaaaattaattacataacaattcatatgtaattaagttattatttttaaaggtaTATTATGTTCAAACGacagttattataataatatatatagctatAGAAAAAGTCGGCGTAAAATAactaaaagttaattttatttgatatatatgttacgggtaatttgattaatccgatcattatgcataatggccgggcattatgcataattctCGCTTCTTTCGGgacatttgaataataaaagcaaaaatgttcaaattaatcaaactgaccagtcattatgcataatgcccaCAGACAAGTGGGAAATGtgattaacatattaaaatatctttctaaaaagaATGGCAGAGTCTGTCTATAATTTCAACTTTCTTACTTACAATGAGTTCAtgcactaaaatattttatattttgtgtttaaacataatttataatagacaaattaataaattatttggtaaatgtgcagaatagtggcctcctcaccgatttcgttgaacttaggcttaatcgatgcgtttttgcacaaaacgaccgaatctggcagaaaaaagtgtcgctctgccccgcgaagcgagatgttagtgacgcgctttaaaactatttaactgtttaaagcgcgtcactctaacaagccccttgcacaataggcgatagcaatagcgatagcgacagcgacaaggTTGCCAATAAAGCTATACCTTTGTTCGCAactttgtcgctgtcgctatcgctatcgctatcgcctattgtgcaaggggcttaagatTGCCGGAAAAATCAACTCAAATAAgatgatttatcaaaatgaccatTTAGCATTGagaaatatgcataatgaccgggcaatttgattaatttttttaatcatattgaCCGAACAAATTgggaattatgcataatgcccggccatttatacataatgcccaatttatcaaattgcccgtaacatatatattgtggtttataaaattattcttataacaTGTCTCATCGTTTGAAAACTTGTGAAATAGCTTTCTTGTATTCTCACCGTTTTATCcctattataattaaatctggatttttttaagtatgaTGTAAAAACAGGCGACAGCTTCACTTTCAACGGTCGCCATCTCTTTGGCTTCAAAGAGAAGAGGTGTTGCGACAACTCAGTTTATGAGATAAAATTgcacagaaaaaagaaaaaagaaagtgttAATTCAAGACTTATATTCTTGTATATAAGCAagaatcttgaaatgagatataaattgtGTTGAACAAAAAAACTTGTTTGAATAAAGGTATTTATGTagtttaatcaagaaaaaaagttaaaattcttataaaaagattatagattCTTGCTTAATACAAGAATATAAGTCTTGATTTAACACTTCCTTTCTTCTGTGTGTAATGAAATGGCTCAAAGTAAAATTCTATAACTTGTAAAAACTTGCTTAAGGCTTTTGGAaacatatcttatatttttttattagttttattatacgaaaattataaaaatatatgtaaatcttTAAAGAATTTGCGCCGTGTGCCttgtttaatatcttttttaaattatataatagttttaaatattcgaCCTTTTCGAAAGTGGATAGTCCTCTGAGCGAATACGGAGAAATCtttgataaaaacatttttaattaagtcaGAATCTCTTACAATAAGAACAGGTGTCGTTCTAGCGAATATTCCAATCAATATGGTTCGTCTTCGTActcgttatatattttcgtcaAATAATTGTCCGCGGAtatcttcgaaaatataaCATCTTTGAAACTTCTAAATAGTGGTATAGATTGTGGACCGCGGACGCCGCGTGATTTCCAGAAGCCGAAGTTCGACGTAAGGTAATAATAAAGAGTGAGCGCCAACCGACGATCTTGATGTTTCTAGGGATATATATTGCGGACTGCGGAGCAGAAAAACGAGAGAAacaagaaattgtttttattttttaaatataagcaCGTGAGAGGTCATCGACGTCGAGCGCACCTCATTGCTTACTAACTTAAGTAGGAAAGTAAGAATAAAAGCGAACACAGATACGTTAATGTTGTTTTGACAATTATCGAAGTGTACAAtgcagagaaaaataattttatgtacgtATACATAACACACAAACAACGCAGTGTAAAACTGAGCCGCTCTTCAGAAATCGAGAGGCTCCCTGTTAAAGAAGCGCACAATGCAGTAATTGTTCGGACGCTCGACTTGTCACGCGCACAATGTAGTACTTGAGAGATATATAaagtgaataataatttttcattaatgtaatCGGTGTCGATATTGTTTTACTCGTCATTCCGATTCGGGGAGGAGGAAAAACCACCGTGCCGGAGAGTCGAGAGTTAATACTAACCTGTCGCCATCCAAGTCGTGCCAAATTATAAGCGGAGAGAAAGTGGACGAATGTAATAATTCGAAAACGTGTAGAACGTATACGTTTATACGTATAGAAATAGAGACAAATACGTAGTAGAAAgtacattataaaaatgttataagaaTCAAATgtgtgaaataataattttgataataaattaaaataaaaattatttacgagaGCAATACTTTTTAATCAATCCAACGTCTTATAACGAATGTCCAAAAAAATGCTACTTCTGAACTGTAAACTACTACATAAAAGTTTTGAAGTGtagaaaaatagtaaaaaagatatttgacATGCGAAAACACTTTTTATACTTACTTTGCATATTTCATGTTTGATATGTAACAGAATACTTACATAGAAAATACGGAAAAGATGagtttaaagatattatataatatattacaattaaatttgaacGATTTAATTGCCGTCTGACTGATGTCGCGATGAGAAATTACTATACGATATCAGTAAAATAAGTACTATACATACATGTGTTGTAGTGGAAAAAGtgacttttattattacatttcatGACAGAGATTTTCTTAATCAAGTTCTATACACGTATGTtttataagagagaaaaagagagagagagagagagagagagagagagagagagagagagagagagagttaaaAAAAGCTTAAATTAatctcgattaattttaattattcttaaatatattccATCCTTTggcgttaataaaaaatgtttatcatcgATCGCATAAGGTACTTGCGTTTTCTCACAAGGCTCGACTTTGTAGTTTCGTAATATCTTTATGAGCCCAAGTTTAGTCTGATAAACAGCGAAACGGGaacctgaaataaaaattgatcgtGTAAACCAGAtcacaattaaaaatcttttccgGTTGAAAATGGCGCAAAGAGAAATAAAGGgtgacatttaaattaatttcactgCACCAATGCAATTTCTTGGTCCGCCACCAAAGGGTAGATAAACCATCGGATGCCTGCTTCTCACAGCTTCCTCATTAAATCTTTCTGGATCGAAGACATCCGGTTCTGGATAAATGTTCGGATCTTGATGCATATCTTGCCAAGGAATCAATATTATTTGGCCTTTCGGTATACTAACTTTGGTACCATTGAAAGTATAACTTGACATCGTTCTTCTCGTAAAGAAAAGCCCAGCTGAATACTTTCGTAAGacttctatattaaaaatagttcaAACTATCTGTTTAAATGCATTTGTACGCACTAAAGATGAACTGCAATTAGTCTCATCAGCGATgaaattattactataatgCTGCTGCAAGAATCGATGTTGTGTCACGCGGTccttcaattatttaaattttctatttgagCGACATACCTTTGAATACTTTATCCAAGTAATTCATTTCCTTGATGTTTGCATATGTTAAATTGCCAgcatgttttatatattcctGATCAATTTCGTCACGCAACCTGTTCTGTATTTCCTGATTTAAAGCCAGCTCGTAAAACGCGTTAGTCATCGCTGTTGATGAGGTTTCAAAACCAGCAGCGAAAAACACGAATGCTTGAGAAACTATCAAACTGTCAgtcaaatctaaaaaaatgtctttagAAATATCTTTCAATTTCCTACTTCAAATGTTAAGAATTGCGActaatttaactatttaataattaagatataaccAATTGGACGTTGCTCCAATACGAAATTTAACACTTTGTCTCGCTATAACtacagaataatattttggATGCAACTCTCGTATAGCTCTCTGtctaacaaaattttcaaacaataaacagcaaaaaataaagcaaataatatttaccgaTATCGCCCATTTTATCCGAATGTTTCTTCAATTCGCGCAGCGTATCAATAAAATCATTTCTAGTAATATTATTCGTTTCTCTGTAGTCCATAGTCTCCAGGACAATGCGCATGAAGAACCTGGTGTTCTCCGGTTGCGGCAAGATGTAGCCATAGAGGACATCGAAGAGCCACGGCAAGTAGTCCTTGATGGCGAATCGTAGGCGATTCCAGAAGGATGGATGAAACACACTTCTTCCTATCCTGCGAAATTCGCTGTCCTCGTCCGACATTGCGTTCATCTCAATGCCGAAGACGCAGCTACCGATGACGTCGGTCGTGTATTTGGCCGTCATCTCGACACATTCTATAGGCTCATTTTTGTTCACTAATTTTTCCACGTATTGGACAAGATGGTCAGAGCACTCTGATATTAACACGAACATCTCCTTTAGTTTACGGGATGTAAAAACAGGCGTCAGCTTCGCCCTTAATGGTCGCCATCTTTTCGAATCCAGTTCGAAAAGATTTTGCGACAGCGGATCGGACtgtataacaaaaagaaaaatgcatttGAGTAAATTTagctcaaaaaattaaattccacCAGATTACAAAAACTCGCTAACCCTCAAGACCCCAACGTCGAAACTCGATATATTCGTTTCAACAGCTCGATACATACGGAAAAATTATACTACAAAAGAACTACTGTAGGTGCGAAAGAAGTACATGAAACTATAGCTTTTCCATAGCTTTTTCCATAAAGGCAGCGTCAAGCCAGATTCGTAAAGttcttatatactttaatctgtatttttttaaattaaaagtatttcgTATGTGTGTGCTTATTATGACTCAATATTtacatcatataaatatttacttttgtCTCTAActtaacgttaaatatttaacgaatTCGAATTTTTGGTATCCATgcgaaagaaaattgtttCCTTTCCTGTAAAAGACAATTTGAACTTCATCCAAGTAAATGTTTCCAATGATatcatacattattaaaatttaaaataaaatgtaataaattattttttaactatattgatatttataatatatatctaatatatactttatctcctgtatgtatataaaaaaataaatttaataaaaaagtatttaaaatttttattgcagaaTTCTTTGATTTTCTGGTACTGGGGAGCAAAATATCTTTGTCATGTTAGGGGTTAAGGGTAAGACTTCTTGAAGCAAATCTCATGATTTTCATCATTCaaagtgtataaaaatgtatcaaaattttcacaaaaagcACTTTGTTTAGATttctaataaaacaatttaaagtaTGCGCACCTTGTCATGAGAGCGGTACCATCTGTCGGGGAATATGGAGAAATCTTTGATAAGAATATCCTTAATTAAATCTGGATGTTTCACGATAAGTATGGGCGTCCTGCCAGCGAATATCCCAACCAACGGTTCATCTTTGTAGTCGTTGTTCAGTTCTTTCATATAACCGCTCAAGGACACCTTTCCAAGTACAACGTTTTTGAAAGTGCCGAATCCTGGTATCGGTCGTGGACCAGGAACGCCGCGTGATTTCCAAAAGTCGAAAGTCGACGtgaaaaagtaataaagaaGGAAAATTGCGGCGGCGATGCCGCACAAAATTTCGAAGAATTCCATTGCCCCGCGAATGTCAATAAATTATCACGAATAATCTTTATTGAAGAAATAGAGAAATCAacctattaaataaataaatttccatcatgaaaagttataaagtttgataagattcaaataaaatgtatgctTAATAACGTATAATgatgttatattaaatgtttcaaacgTAAGGCTTATGAAGAATACGCGTGAGATTCGATTAATGAAGATATGAGGCGGGATTCTGCAACTCCTTAACAGTTTCGATATCGTGTTGCGCAGCTctttttaccatatataatttcatttcattttattttatttcaatggcGCAACAGTCCGAATCGGACCTAGGCCTCCCCCAAAGTCATGTGCTTATGGTGCGCACACAGGTTGTACACCAGCACATGAGACTACAGTTTAATGCCAAATCCGAACGGCAAGGTAGAGGGGATTTTTCGAGGCAAGGGATACCTCCTGACGGGCTGCCATTCCGTCGAGGAGGAGAGACAAGCGAtaccatatataatacttgCAACAATATCGAACCTGTCGTTAAGGAGTTACAGAATTCCGCTAATGATGTCATCCCTAACAATAAAGGAAACAAAGTacctaataaaaaagtttgtcAAAGTTTAgctgtaatttatattatctttatcgcttttaaatatttataacttactTAAGAAAAGTGAGAAATAACAGTccaaatatcaatatatattatactctctcgattatttttatattttcacattaagaaataaattatttttgtatctgaAAAACCAGTTATAAgtgttacttttattttatcaacgaAAGAACTGTTCAAAATTCGCTACGCTGTTGCCTTTTGTAAGTTACgttaatatatgtgtacaaATATAGctagctaattaaaattttaaaaaattagataacaCTCGATGCTACTTTGCATACAAAACTATTTCATTCAATATGctgaataaatgaattataatattacatgttgtataaaaaaagcaaaccACAAGCGAAACGTGACaaagcaaataatatttagtaagaagtaaataaaagaagtAGATTGCGCgaaagtaaataaaacaaaagagaaaattaaattaaaactcatAATTTCATAGGAGTGCCaagcgaaataataaattcaacgttaaattaaataaaaattgcaagaaaaacaatatatctCGTTCGAAAACTTGTAAAATAGCTTTCTTGTATTCTCACCTTTTTGCGAATAGAAAGTCCTCTGTCAATAAATGGACATGGATAAGTCTTTGATAAGGACATCCCTAATTAAATTTGgattttttactaaaagaaACGGTGTCTTCTTGTCGAATATCCCAATTAACAGTTCGTCTTTGTCGTCATCGTATATTTCTGTGAAGTAATCACCCGCGGatatctttttcaatatttttaacattactGAATCTTGGTATTAGTCACAGGTCGCAAACGTCGCGTATCTCTTAAAAGTCAACGGCTGAcgtgagaaaataataaacagcgAGAATTACGACACGTTCGTGATACTGCACAGTATTTGGTAAGTTCCATTTTTCCGCGAACGTCAATCGATTATCacaaataatctttattgaaagagaaagaaaacaatgTTCTGTTGTATAAatctatttaagaaattgtaaaataaatttgataaaattgaaagaaaatgtgTATCTTTGATGAAACATgaaattaacttttacttattttacgtcaattttttctatggctatatatatattttgacaataGCTGCCGTTTGGGGGGATATAACAtacctttaaaaatattaacttaattacatataaatttaattggcATTCTTTTAACACTATAGATATCACAATCACAGACTTGCGCTACGCGCGTGCTATTTGGCTAAAGccaaatgtataatattaaaatattatacagttactattacactattaaccccttaaatttttcctttatacatatatatataaaaattaaaattaaaaatttaaaatttaaaacttaaaatttttaaatatcctcTGATATATGTGCAGACTTGTTTTTATCTGATTAGATATCTGATAGAAACAGATCAACCTATAGAGGCTCACTACTATTCCCGCCGATTCCGATCGGCGGTcctcttttatttacaaaactttttttacatttttatcattgattttatttctcttatcaatatatgcaatatatatatatatatatatatatatatatatatatatatatatatatacatttacttTACAATACATACAACATTATAAAAgagttacattataaaattgaaaatataatatacaatatttctttttgatatataattacatatacaaCATTCGGTATGCGTATGTACAATAACACGAAATTTTCACAACGTGATTATTATGTAACGTtccttattattaattattgaataataatttctaagtttattttactttatttttaatttacgtgAGCAACTACGATTAAAAAGatcgttaataaatttattactaatgtTTCTCAATCAAGGAG is from Temnothorax longispinosus isolate EJ_2023e chromosome 10, Tlon_JGU_v1, whole genome shotgun sequence and encodes:
- the LOC139820156 gene encoding probable cytochrome P450 6a14 isoform X2, encoding MVKLSQVTLLHASTCSLTGRRELTHDAIYVDAFTSHRHLHSELYNEYKDEAVLGIFAGKMPILIVKDLDLIKDVLIKDFSTFANRGIPVSNKADPLSQHLFSLEPKRWRPLRTRLSPVFTSGKLKEMFSLISECADHLIQYMEKVVSENKPVECHELTAKYTTDVIGSCVFGIEMNALSNDNSEFRKMGRKIFEPTWTNILQIRLRLMFPRLYELSAYVLPQTEITKFFTRVVVETMDYRETNNITRNDFVDMLRELKKHPDKLDDIDLTDSLIAAQAFVFFIAGFKTSSTTISHALYELALNQKIQDNLREEIEEVYIKYNGDLTYENIKKMNYLDKVFKETLRKYPPATLLRRESTSSYTFDGINVSIPKSQKIWIPVYGIHRDPNIYPKPDVFDPERFNEEAVQSRHPMAYLPFGNGPRNCIGTRFALYQSKIGLIHILRSYKVETCEKTPIPYVHNPKALILSPKDGLHLKIIKINRP
- the LOC139820154 gene encoding probable cytochrome P450 6a14 isoform X2, producing MEFFEILCGIAAAIFLLYYFFTSTFDFWKSRGVPGPRPIPGFGTFKNVVLGKVSLSGYMKELNNDYKDEPLVGIFAGRTPILIVKHPDLIKDILIKDFSIFPDRWYRSHDKSDPLSQNLFELDSKRWRPLRAKLTPVFTSRKLKEMFVLISECSDHLVQYVEKLVNKNEPIECVEMTAKYTTDVIGSCVFGIEMNAMSDEDSEFRRIGRSVFHPSFWNRLRFAIKDYLPWLFDVLYGYILPQPENTRFFMRIVLETMDYRETNNITRNDFIDTLRELKKHSDKMGDIDLTDSLIVSQAFVFFAAGFETSSTAMTNAFYELALNQEIQNRLRDEIDQEYIKHAGNLTYANIKEMNYLDKVFKEVLRKYSAGLFFTRRTMSSYTFNGTKVSIPKGQIILIPWQDMHQDPNIYPEPDVFDPERFNEEAVRSRHPMVYLPFGGGPRNCIGSRFAVYQTKLGLIKILRNYKVEPCEKTQVPYAIDDKHFLLTPKDGIYLRIIKINRD
- the LOC139820156 gene encoding cytochrome P450 6A1-like isoform X1; protein product: MESFEILCGIAVVIILALYYFLTSNYDFWKSRGVRGPRPIPVFGNLKNVTFSKISVGYYLAELYNEYKDEAVLGIFAGKMPILIVKDLDLIKDVLIKDFSTFANRGIPVSNKADPLSQHLFSLEPKRWRPLRTRLSPVFTSGKLKEMFSLISECADHLIQYMEKVVSENKPVECHELTAKYTTDVIGSCVFGIEMNALSNDNSEFRKMGRKIFEPTWTNILQIRLRLMFPRLYELSAYVLPQTEITKFFTRVVVETMDYRETNNITRNDFVDMLRELKKHPDKLDDIDLTDSLIAAQAFVFFIAGFKTSSTTISHALYELALNQKIQDNLREEIEEVYIKYNGDLTYENIKKMNYLDKVFKETLRKYPPATLLRRESTSSYTFDGINVSIPKSQKIWIPVYGIHRDPNIYPKPDVFDPERFNEEAVQSRHPMAYLPFGNGPRNCIGTRFALYQSKIGLIHILRSYKVETCEKTPIPYVHNPKALILSPKDGLHLKIIKINRP
- the LOC139820154 gene encoding probable cytochrome P450 6a14 isoform X1; the protein is MEFFEILCGIAAAIFLLYYFFTSTFDFWKSRGVPGPRPIPGFGTFKNVVLGKVSLSGYMKELNNDYKDEPLVGIFAGRTPILIVKHPDLIKDILIKDFSIFPDRWYRSHDKSDPLSQNLFELDSKRWRPLRAKLTPVFTSRKLKEMFVLISECSDHLVQYVEKLVNKNEPIECVEMTAKYTTDVIGSCVFGIEMNAMSDEDSEFRRIGRSVFHPSFWNRLRFAIKDYLPWLFDVLYGYILPQPENTRFFMRIVLETMDYRETNNITRNDFIDTLRELKKHSDKMGDIDIFLDLTDSLIVSQAFVFFAAGFETSSTAMTNAFYELALNQEIQNRLRDEIDQEYIKHAGNLTYANIKEMNYLDKVFKEVLRKYSAGLFFTRRTMSSYTFNGTKVSIPKGQIILIPWQDMHQDPNIYPEPDVFDPERFNEEAVRSRHPMVYLPFGGGPRNCIGSRFAVYQTKLGLIKILRNYKVEPCEKTQVPYAIDDKHFLLTPKDGIYLRIIKINRD